A segment of the Streptomyces sp. P9-A2 genome:
TCTGGCCGATGTCCTGCGCCTCCTTGAAGAGGTCGTAGAACTGCACCGCCGAGACGAGCGAGGTCGTCTTCAGCATGTTGATCACTTCGTTGCCGGTCGGCGGCACGATGACGCGCATGGCCTGCGGGATGACGATCCGGCGGAGGGTCTTCGTGTGGCTCATGCCCAGGGCGTGCGACGCCTCGGTCTGTCCCTCGTCGACCGAGAGCAGGCCGGCGCGGCAGATCTCGGCCATGTAGGCGGCCTCGTTGAGCCCCAGGCCGAGCAGCGCCGCCAGCAGCGGCGTCATGAAGGACGACCAGTAGTCCTTGTAGAACGGGCCCATGTTGATGTACTCGAACACCAGGCCGAGGTTGAACCAGACGAAGAGCTGGACCAGGACCGGTGTGCCGCGGAAGAACCAGATGTAGAACCACGCGATCGACGACGTCACCGGGTTCTTCGACAGGCGCATCACGGCGAGCAGGATGCCTCCGGCGATGCCGATCACCATCGACAGCACCGTGAGGAGCAGGGTGTTCAGGACGCCGTCGATGATGCGGTCGTCGAAGAAGTACTCGGGGATCGCATCCCAGTTGATCTTGCCTTGGGCGAAGGCGTAGATGACCGAGCCCAGAAGGAAGAGCGCGACGGCCGCGGACACGTACCGCCCCGGGTGCCGGACCGGAACGGCCTTGATGGCCTCCGGCCCGGCGGGGGGCGTCGCGTCGGGGCCGGCCGTCTTGTTGACGTCAGC
Coding sequences within it:
- a CDS encoding amino acid ABC transporter permease; amino-acid sequence: MTADVNKTAGPDATPPAGPEAIKAVPVRHPGRYVSAAVALFLLGSVIYAFAQGKINWDAIPEYFFDDRIIDGVLNTLLLTVLSMVIGIAGGILLAVMRLSKNPVTSSIAWFYIWFFRGTPVLVQLFVWFNLGLVFEYINMGPFYKDYWSSFMTPLLAALLGLGLNEAAYMAEICRAGLLSVDEGQTEASHALGMSHTKTLRRIVIPQAMRVIVPPTGNEVINMLKTTSLVSAVQFYDLFKEAQDIGQNAGSPVEMYFLAAAWYLIMTSILSVGQYYVERYYARGSSHSLPPTPLQRLKAAVLPTRRPKGVTV